From Microcystis aeruginosa NIES-2549, a single genomic window includes:
- a CDS encoding single-stranded DNA-binding protein, with protein MNSCILMAKIVRRPELRYTQDNQTPYAQMLVEFSPNRAEATPTNLRAVAWGNLASEVAQNYHEGDQVILEGRLSMQTIDRPEGFKEKRAELVISHLYHLDGSVSSGEMTAPTPEKVVPINTHKSNKTEVEKPVAPVSTGDFEYDASYELSNPSAWQPSDTSVEENLDDIPF; from the coding sequence ATGAACAGTTGCATTTTAATGGCTAAAATTGTCCGTCGTCCCGAATTACGTTATACCCAAGATAATCAAACTCCCTACGCTCAAATGTTAGTCGAGTTTTCTCCCAATCGTGCCGAGGCAACCCCGACTAATTTAAGGGCCGTAGCTTGGGGAAATTTAGCCTCAGAAGTCGCTCAGAACTATCATGAAGGTGATCAGGTAATTTTAGAAGGTCGTCTCTCCATGCAGACGATCGATCGTCCCGAAGGTTTTAAGGAAAAACGGGCCGAATTAGTCATTAGTCATCTCTATCATCTTGACGGCAGCGTGAGTAGCGGTGAAATGACGGCCCCGACTCCAGAAAAAGTCGTACCAATCAATACCCACAAATCGAATAAAACCGAGGTGGAGAAACCCGTCGCACCTGTCTCCACCGGGGATTTTGAATACGACGCATCCTATGAACTTTCTAATCCTTCCGCTTGGCAACCTAGCGACACATCGGTGGAGGAAAATTTAGACGATATTCCTTTCTAA